One stretch of Leishmania panamensis strain MHOM/PA/94/PSC-1 chromosome 29 sequence DNA includes these proteins:
- a CDS encoding hypothetical protein (TriTrypDB/GeneDB-style sysID: LpmP.29.1080) — MEAVEYSTLTAEQRLSPGEEENLVQRLYYRQMQLAAQREEERRATLERARAQTQKHISKEEEGHLVSRMYDQQVERFANSKAERDRKMEEEVHKNDKKMEPSEIDDQVRRMYEEERKKSRMRREALNSRYLLTAEPKKIGKKELKGCVDRLSHVDWEKRDEELFKKYVYPYDPKTTRISRDEEQAMADRLSTTKGTG; from the coding sequence ATGGAAGCTGTGGAGTACAGCACGCTGACCGCCGAGCAGCGCCTTTCCccaggagaggaggagaacctCGTGCAGCGACTGTACTACCGGCAGATGCAGctagcggcgcagcgcgaggaggagcgtcGCGCCACCTTGGAGCGAGCACGCGCCCAGACCCAGAAGCACATTtcaaaggaggaagaaggccaCCTGGTGAGCCGCATGTACGATCAGCAGGTGGAGCGCTTTGCCAACTCCAAGGCCGAGCGTGATCGtaagatggaggaggaggtgcacaagAACGACAAGAAGATGGAGCCCAGCGAAATCGATGACCAGGTGCGCCGCATgtacgaggaggagcgcaagaaGAGCCGGATGCGGCGCGAGGCGCTTAACTCGCGCTACCTGCTGACCGCGGAGCCGAAGAAGATAGGTaagaaggagctgaaggGATGTGTGGATCGCCTCTCGCACGTTGACTGGGAGAAGCGCGACGAGGAGCTTTTCAAGAAGTATGTCTACCCGTACGACCCAAAGACAACGAGGATCTCCCGTGACGAGGAGCAGGCGATGGCGGACCGCCTCTCGACGACGAAAGGGACCGGCTAA
- a CDS encoding hypothetical protein (TriTrypDB/GeneDB-style sysID: LpmP.29.1070), producing the protein MLLSTTRICWRPSAARDAGCHLLRRRLRHLRQTNRAAEEQLRERRRLQHLLREEQHSTSATSSSRGGGSATGAAAAQLRALQLLPRSDALEAAIALSISSNRDARTDLELVRCLVNSTLLSFASPVDRRWDPYDVKPQVFALDHYIALPVFTSLDYVRLFCQRFGFAVRDPSGVLWASGSTTTASTGVEVPSTGLLPDALLQSRWWQQRHWQQQSCASAEVTMQERDETAPSAGSRRGHSGQEGETNAAPEDGTGAQALESAGVALKTAEHTIPDSSPRSDATQAGPSTTLDDTSVDADALFDTMLMDGFVEGELDPSSVSHETRPAAPAARAARTRAQRRPRGVKGRARGIGCKATSSRHHPVRRERLAGRRRATVGAVRASALRGERAAGAESAKTVTDEAKATYWESVAQTAPFQIKQATPLPTFGPFLHPFLIGYFADVSTLLHNASIVPEKVDIVLNPASPLEFVLSREATDRVLHKEQLLHQAYLKVEKELQREFSLFFASCCPEVISASSACVPLPLNADEVNVAWLASQCPINNGRRSRGSAASSPNEVQAYRERTRLLREAEYCNGVTYELVLLIQSTSLEETFTKIQQAKHQSVLMGHADLDVLPEIAAAPHVREMAHHFYDGTSEREKKSAQQALTARRQRSLADKPLGDVTAMSDGAAAVQVSRNMGAFVQRGIPRTINVSQSADSYFHVPTNAYTEAHAVFTEDLKVNRGQ; encoded by the coding sequence ATGCTGCTGTCCACGACGCGGATCTGCTGGAGGCCCAGCGCGGCGCGTGACGCGGGATGTCATTTGCTGCGTCGGCGACTGCGGCATCTTCGCCAGACAAACCGCGCCGCTGAGGAGCAGTTGCGGGAGCGCCGGCGTCTTCAGCATCTTctgcgagaggagcagcacagcaccagcgctACGAgtagcagccgcggcggtgggtcGGCGAcgggagcggcagctgcgcagctgcgtgcccTTCAGCTACTACCCCGCAGTGATGCCCTCGAGGCTGCGATTGCGCTGTCCATCAGCTCGAATCGGGATGCGCGCACAGATCTGGAGTTGGTGCGCTGTCTGGTGAACAGTACCTTGCTCTCCTTTGCGTCCCCGGTGGACAGGCGGTGGGACCCGTACGACGTGAAGCCACAGGTCTTTGCTCTGGATCACTACATAGCGCTGCCCGTCTTCACATCACTGGACTACGTGCGACTGTTCTGCCAGCGCTTCGGCTTTGCGGTGCGCGACCCGAGCGGTGTGCTGTGGGCATCCGGTTCAACCACCACGGCCTCTACTGGTGTTGAGGTGCCAAGCACGGGGTTGCTGCCTGACGCGTTGCTCCAGAGTAGGTggtggcaacagcggcactggcagcaACAGTCATGCGCCTCTGCTGAAGTAACCATGCAGGAGAGGGACGAGACCGCCCCGTCGGCGGGATCGCGGAGGGGCCATTCAGGTcaagagggggagacgaATGCTGCGCCGGAAGACGGCACAGGAGCACAAGCGCTTGAGAGCGCTGGCGTGGCGCTGAAGACAGCTGAGCACACAATTCCTGACTCTTCTCCTCGTAGTGACGCAACACAGGCAGGGCCTTCCACAACACTCGACGACACCTCTGTCGACGCAGATGCGCTCTTCGATACGATGCTGATGGACGGCTTTGTGGAGGGAGAGCTTGACCCATCGAGTGTATCTCATGAAACTcgcccagctgcgccagcggcgagggcggcgcGTACGCGCGCGCAGAGGCGCCCACGCGGAGTCAAAGGTAGGGCGAGGGGTATTGGGTGCAAGGCAACGTCATCAAGGCACCATCCCGTCCGCCGAGAACGACTTGCCGGGAGGCGTCGGGCGACAGTGGGAGCAGTGAGGGCATCCGCGCTGcgtggggagagagcagcaggtgcagaaTCGGCAAAGACTGTGACGGACGAGGCGAAGGCGACCTACTGGGAGTCCGTCGCCCAGACAGCGCCTTTCCAAATAAAGCAAGCCACCCCGCTCCCCACGTTTGGACCTTTCCTGCACCCTTTCCTGATCGGCTACTTTGCAGATGTCTCCACGCTGCTGCATAACGCTTCCATCGTGCCGGAGAAGGTGGATATTGTGTTGAATCCAGCCTCTCCCTTAGAGTTTGTGCTGTCACGGGAGGCGACGGACCGCGTGCTGCacaaggagcagctgctccaccaggCCTACCTGAAAGtcgagaaggagctgcagcgcgaatTCAGTCTCTTTTTTGCCTCCTGCTGCCCGGAAGTCATCTCTGCCTccagcgcgtgtgtgccatTGCCACTGAACGCAGACGAAGTGAACGTGGCATGGCTGGCCTCTCAGTGCCCCATTAACAATGGCCGACGAAGTCGCGGGTCAGCAGCTTCGTCGCCGAACGAGGTGCAAGCCTACCGGGAGCGGAcgcggctgcttcgcgaGGCGGAGTACTGCAATGGTGTCACCTACGAGCTTGTTCTCCTCATTCAGAGCACCTCACTGGAGGAGACCTTCACCAAGATTCAGCAGGCAAAGCATCAATCGGTTTTGATGGGCCACGCGGATCTCGATGTGCTGCCCGagatcgctgctgctccacacGTGCGCGAGATGGCACACCACTTTTACGATGGAACCAGCGAACGGGAGAAGAAGTCGGCGCAGCAAGCGCTCACCGCACGGCGGCAACGGAGCTTAGCCGACAAGCCACTTGGCGATGTCACTGCTATGAgtgacggcgcagcagcggtacagGTTTCCAGGAACATGGGGGCTTTTGTGCAGCGAGGGATACCTCGCACCATCAATGTGTCTCAGTCGGCTGACTCATACTTCCACGTCCCCACCAACGCCtacacagaggcgcacgcagTCTTCACGGAGGACCTCAAGGTCAATCGTGGACAGTGA
- a CDS encoding hypothetical protein (TriTrypDB/GeneDB-style sysID: LpmP.29.1030), with product MHSRASPQQLLNELAVRERRVLQQLRDLSGMNQSPIPPSRPYESLPVTPERLNTASLHLASSVSPPQPLSSPSTATGHKDYRVEKPSRCQQENGHHDICLPPRGTAGNLERDLQRLQYLLRHSPLTRTQPSIADAGDDGGSEATNAQQPQQHFPVVHRWGGAAVVPEKRTREARRPNLSASPVTPEVKRDRRETAVYYAPPPPLTPFPLHIETPPLHLSGGSTSPARRSAVLDMDEEPRDEDVALASDALAHFSQVAAGVVAGGAQDMFRRVNATMFPGRASANTVGACTTPLYHQPANTVPSEAYSERCAASPVAPSTGAWRRSPVRWFASAAAASTSQNAPRYERCEEAEEKLTTLCVPALDVWAAHHTVHGVPHEAERSDSTSMEASLLPTGISSRASRPPLSPSRQGELSNVDAPLHPALSSASPPPRMPGTSPPLAKIYPPPGSTAGLTFPMPTLDEHAASPSFAATLQSKAATPQPTLHSGGGHHGRSVLAEPQPPCAATQMQRGVMRTTSWYTLKAFYARQSSAGALLTPLWEDGIS from the coding sequence ATGCATTCCAGAGCAtctccgcagcagctcctcaaTGAGCTCGCTGTGCGAGAGCGACGCGTCCTGCAGCAGTTGCGCGACCTCTCCGGTATGAACCAGTCTCCGATACCACCTAGCCGGCCCTACGAGAGTTTGCCGGTGACACCGGAGAGACTCAACACCGCATCGCTGCACTTGGCATCGTCTGTGTCCCCACCACAAccgctttcctctccttcgaCCGCCACCGGTCATAAAGATTATCGAGTGGAGAAGCCGTCGCGGTGCCAGCAAGAAAACGGCCACCATGACATCTGCCTTCCCCCGCGTGGGACTGCGGGCAATCTGGAGCGAGACCTTCAGCGACTCCAGTACCTACTCCGACACAGTCCGCTGACGAGGACGCAGCCGTCAATCGCGGACGcaggcgacgacggcggctctGAAGCGACCAACgctcagcagccgcaacagcatTTCCCGGTGGTACACAGAtggggcggcgctgcagtggtACCTGAAAAGAGGACACGCGAGGCGCGTCGGCCCAACTTGAGTGCATCCCCAGTGACGCCAGAGGTGAAGCGCGACCGACGAGAAACGGCGGTCTACTacgcaccacccccacctctaACACCTTTCCCATTACACATAGAGACGCCTCCGTTGCATCTGAGCGGTGGCTCAACTTCTCCAGCGCGACGCAGTGCGGTGCTGGACATGGACGAGGAGCCCCGTGACGAGGATGTGGCACTCGCCAGTGATGCTCTAGCACACTTTTCTCAAGTGGCTGCTGGGGTAGTAGCCGGCGGTGCACAGGACATGTTTAGAAGGGTGAATGCGACTATGTTCCCTGGACGGGCTTCAGCGAATACTGTAGGCGCCTGCACAACGCCTCTCTACCACCAACCAGCCAACACTGTGCCGAGTGAGGCGTACAGTGAgcggtgcgccgcctctcctGTGGCTCCTTCCACTGGTGCGTGGCGACGGTCTCCGGTGCGGTGGtttgcttctgctgccgcggcctcAACCTCACAGAACGCACCCCGATACGAGCGGTGcgaagaagcggaagagaagTTAACGactctgtgtgtgcctgcgttgGACGTGTGGGCTGCGCATCACACGGTGCATGGCGTGCCTCACGAAGCGGAACGTTCTGACTCGACTTCCATGGAGGCCTCGCTACTGCCGACAGGGATATCTTCTCGGGCTTCACGTCCACCTCTGTCGCCGTCTCGCCAAGGGGAGCTCTCCAACGTTGACGCACCACTGCACCCAGCCCTGTCCAGTGCCAGTCCGCCTCCACGCATGCCAGGGACGTCGCCTCCTCTTGCCAAAATCTATCCACCCCCCGGCTCCACTGCTGGTCTCACCTTTCCAATGCCTACCCTTGACGAGCACGCAGCCTCACCGTCCTTCGCTGCCACACTACAGAGCAAAGCTGCAACACCGCAGCCGACTttgcacagcggcggcggacaCCACGGCCGCAGTGTATTGGCGGAGCCTCAGCCTCCGTGCGCTGCGACGCAGATGCAGCGCGGTGTCATGCGAACCACCTCCTGGTATACGCTGAAGGCGTTCTACGCCCGGCAGTCCAGCGCCGGTGCCTTGCTGACACCGTTGTGGGAAGATGGTATTTCATAG
- a CDS encoding hypothetical protein (TriTrypDB/GeneDB-style sysID: LpmP.29.1060): MQMMRAVTLKGFGDTDMLQISCIPKAAITRGRDILIKVSAAGVNRADAAQRHGHYLPPKGSSEVMGLEVSGVVEQVGADVKDFKEGDKVMALLRGGGYAEYAVAHEGSVMHIPRGYSFIEAAAIPEAFLTAWQALKYHGHCRKGHHVLIHAGASGVGTAAAQIVEKHFQAIAVTTSSELKVEVCKNFASINFARTPDETGMCFSPKVRNLLGEGAINLVLDSVFGGSYISEDTAVLAKDGRIIVLAFMGGAKVHLNCLPLLRQRAHIIFSKLRCQSDDYKENLVCTFEKEVLPYINERVIVPVANKTYPLEEVAQAHARLDDSRAWGKIVLTFSNSLTTTSVNRLPTPKA, translated from the coding sequence ATGCAGATGATGCGCGCAGTCACCCTGAAGGGGTTCGGAGACACGGACATGCTCCAGATCTCCTGCATTCCCAAGGCCGCCATCACTCGCGGGAGGGACATTCTCATCAAGGTGAGTGCGGCTGGAGTCAACCGCGCCGACGCGGCTCAGCGCCACGGTCACTACCTTCCGCCAAAAGGCAGTAGCGAGGTTATGGGACTGGAGGTGTCGGGTGTCGTTGAACAGGTAGGGGCCGATGTGAAGGACTTCAAGGAGGGCGACAAagtgatggcgctgctgcggggtGGTGGTTACGCCGAATACGCCGTGGCACACGAGGGCAGCGTCATGCACATCCCACGAGGCTACTCCTTCATTGAGGCAGCCGCAATACCAGAGGCGTTTCTCACTGCGTGGCAGGCACTCAAGTACCACGGCCACTGTCGCAAGGGCCACCACGTCCTCATTCATGCCGGAGCCAGCGGCGTgggcactgcggcagcgcagatCGTCGAGAAGCACTTTCAGGCCATCGCCGTCACAACCTCCTCAGAGCTCAAGGTGGAGGTGTGCAAGAACTTTGCGAGCATCAATTTCGCCCGCACCCCGGATGAGACCGGGATGTGCTTTTCTCCGAAGGTGAGGAACCTCCTTGGTGAGGGTGCCATCAATCTTGTCCTGGACTCTGTCTTTGGTGGGTCGTACATCTCCGAGGATACCGCGGTACTGGCGAAGGACGGCCGCATCATCGTGCTCGCCTTCATGGGCGGCGCAAAGGTGCACTTGAACtgccttcctctgctgcgacagcgcgCGCACATCATCTTCTCGAAGCTTCGCTGCCAGTCGGACGACTACAAGGAGAACCTCGTATGCACATTCGAGAAGGAAGTACTCCCCTACATAAATGAGCGGGTGATTGTGCCGGTGGCGAACAAGACATACCCGTTAGAGGAGGTAgcgcaggcgcacgcgcgaCTCGACGACAGCAGGGCGTGGGGTAAGATCGTGCTAACGTTCAGCAACTCTCTCACAACGACATCCGTGAATCGGCTTCCCACTCCAAAGGCGTAG
- a CDS encoding hypothetical protein (TriTrypDB/GeneDB-style sysID: LpmP.29.1040), with product MEEASASPSAASTALTQVNIEFSNNDALVPAPKALVGTTDEGGRAPCNRNSRRIQFLDDGKLFEGHFTVQSRNLKTIIQYLANRQSEQDVIIQDLQKQVHLLRTRHVKARQRAGGGGGASLRTATAFGELPAGQGVVERVKSIEQFLQLWGVRLGEVAALVEEHGDPVITPDAYTSYLVDLPAFRFARRETRAFVISASQQAPMSTAATAACDTAARRRNTSNQPKRETASAGSFSDIEKKCDDDATETALEKATAALEKAEMLLEELRSIPARLPPPSTTKARRAESSVSVPDKGSSGGGGSAIDHEARADIEELADYVMRRFQELETQSIMTAATVARAAAAPRAEKGGGNSGGGGGAAAAAKAASARPKQAPAKKPVSNTISPVSAPAPSPPPGVVPGEVIDTVAREDAAASLDLLEELEVTMERRFKEVNGVLANIAVRTASMAKRISGGAPSEAETEKQQQRTGSPSSSKSVSSKSRSPSSGKHADKNTELKPAVEDAETEVEDARMSASASPMPSSTSKVSRPSKGKAKQIVSDPAEPLIPRAGVDQVAREETAILSDRVSDLEEELLDRWKAMEERLRIIGRAAMKQSAASAAAGPGGTTATAVSRAPVVDRKAREDAALSLMRLQQLEKDLVQLKRQWGSAGAAARCALGSADPPAGPNETALTPAVVSMEPSVLLRDTYGSKVADLEKEVEQRMADVNEAIAQLSGGAIGITPGLGSAGLAARVTDGTSRVDVLFNLHTLARTAPSAPSAESLAILPDQTQAHRSAVTSPSATSAQSHLTLRAVDADALPGVATEGCLPEVNPSRRAEMYQSLLALGYGKSSDAGLFTAYPMNDTPLGAKRTTISRLRPPDEPTFGSNLVQRAVIDLPADTTIAAAEEAVNAAERRISVASGTAAAAPLAAGAQREAVAAARSSHLEGRSFSVSPLPGAPNGSIARVRMSEVRGVSFTTPKSPRERRRETLGHTEPCLVVNCAWCDAEKAPESVIM from the coding sequence ATGGAGGAGGCATCCGCGTCACCATCTGCTGCGTCGACGGCACTAACTCAAGTGAACATAGAGTTTTCGAACAACGACGCGTTGGTGCCGGCCCCCAAGGCACTGGTCGGCACCACTGACGAAGGTGGCCGTGCTCCTTGCAATCGAAATAGCCGACGCATCCAGTTCCTCGACGACGGCAAGCTGTTCGAAGGCCACTTCACCGTCCAGTCGCGCAATCTCAAAACTATTATCCAGTACCTGGCGAACCGGCAAAGCGAGCAGGATGTCATCATCCAAGATTTGCAGAAGCAAGTGCACCTGCTGCGTACTCGCCACGTCAAAGCCAGGCAGCgggcgggagggggtgggggagcgTCTCTACGGACTGCCACTGCCTTTGGTGAGCTCCCCGCTGGGCAGGGTGTGGTAGAGCGGGTGAAGAGCATCGAACAGTTCCTGCAGCTGTGGGGCGTGCGCTTAGGCGAGGTCGCGGCGCTTGTCGAGGAGCACGGCGATCCTGTCATCACCCCCGACGCGTACACCTCGTACCTGGTGGATCTGCCGGCGTTTCGCTTCGCTCGTCGCGAGACGCGCGCTTTCGTGATCAGTGCCAGCCAACAAGCCCCTatgagcaccgccgccaccgctgcgtgcGACACGGCAGCGCGTCGACGCAATACCAGCAACCAACCGAAACGAGAGACGGCCTCGGCTGGCTCTTTCTCCGATATTGAAAAGAAGTGTGACGACGATGCTACGGAGACAGCACTCGAGAAGGCGACTGCCGCACTCGAGAAAGCGGAAATGCTCTtggaagagctgcgcagcatTCCGGCGCGACTACCGCCGCCATCCACCACTAAGGCCCGTCGAGCGGAGAGTTCGGTATCGGTCCCGGAcaagggcagcagtggcggtggcggcagcgcaatCGATCACGAGGCCCGCGCAGACATTGAGGAACTCGCCGACTACGTGATGCGCCGCTTCCAGGAGCTAGAGACACAGTCGATCAtgacggcagcaacggtggccagggctgctgctgcgccgcgagcgGAGAAGGGTGGTGGCAacagtggagggggaggcggggctgctgctgccgctaaGGCTGCCTCAGCACGCCCCAAGCAAGCGCCAGCGAAAAAGCCGGTCTCGAACACCATCTCCCCCGTGTCAGCACCggctccttctccgccgcCGGGTGTGGTACCTGGTGAAGTGATTGATACTGTTGCCCGCGAAGACGCTGCGGCATCGCTTGACCTGCTAGAAGAACTGGAAGTGACGATGGAGCGTCGGTTCAAGGAGGTAAATGGTGTCCTTGCGAACATTGCGGTGCGCACTGCTTCCATGGCAAagcgcatcagcggcggtgctcctTCTGAGGCTGAGACcgaaaagcagcagcagcgcaccggctcgccgtcgtcctcgAAGAGCGTGTCGAGCAAATCACGATCGCCATCCTCAGGCAAGCATGCCGACAAGAACACTGAGTTGAAACCAGCTGTGGAGGATGCCGAGACGGAGGTGGAAGACGCCCGCATGTCGGCGTCTGCATCTCCTATGCCATCCTCAACCTCCAAAGTGTCTCGGCCGTCAAAAGGCAAGGCAAAGCAGATTGTCAGTGACCCTGCTGAACCTCTCATCCCAAGGGCCGGGGTCGATCAGGTGGCCAGAGAGGAAACGGCGATCCTCTCAGACCGAGTCAGCGACCTAGAAGAGGAGTTGCTGGATCGGTGGAAGGCGATGGAGGAACGACTACGCATTATAGGCAGAGCGGCCATGAAGCAGAGCGCGGctagcgccgccgcagggcCGGGCGGCACAACTGCCACAGCGGTGAGCCGAGCCCCTGTGGTGGATCGCAAAGCCCGCGAGGACGCCGCCCTTTCTCTCATGCGGCtacagcagctggagaaggacTTAGTACAGCTGAAGCGACAGTGGGGttctgcaggtgctgccgccaggTGTGCCCTTGGCAGCGCCGACCCACCTGCAGGCCCAAACGAGACGGCACTCACCCCGGCGGTCGTATCCATGGAACCgagcgtgctgctgcgggatACGTATGGAAGCAAGGTTGCTGACCTtgagaaggaggtggagcagcgaATGGCGGATGTAAATGAGGCCATTGCGCAGCTGAGTGGTGGTGCCATAGGGATCACGCCCGGCCTCGGCTCCGCTGGCTTGGCGGCGCGAGTCACGGATGGCACTAGTCGAGTAGACGTGCTTTTCAATCTTCACACGCTGGCGCGGACGGCCCCCTCAGCACCTTCAGCGGAAAGCCTCGCAATTTTGCCTGACCAGACGCAAGCGCATCGATCAGCGGTCACTTCACCCTCCGCTACATCGGCTCAAAGTCACCTAACCTTACGGGCAGTGGACGCCGATGCGCTTCCCGGTGTAGCAACAGAGGGCTGCTTGCCGGAAGTGAACCCATCGCGGCGCGCTGAGATGTATCAGTCGCTGCTGGCACTCGGCTACGGCAAGAGCTCCGACGCGGGTCTCTTCACCGCCTACCCAATGAATGACACACCCTTGGGGGCTAAGCGCACGACAATCAGCCGCCTACGCCCGCCTGACGAGCCAACGTTTGGCTCCAATCTTGTACAGCGTGCCGTGATTGACCTGCCTGCAGACACCACGATagccgctgccgaggaggctgTCAATGCGGCGGAAAGGCGGATTTCTGTTGCgagtggcaccgccgctgccgcgcctcttgctgccggtgcgcagCGTGAGGCTGTTGCCGCAGCTAGATCTTCACACCTCGAAGgtcgctccttctccgttTCTCCTCTACCCGGGGCTCCCAACGGCAGCAtcgcacgtgtgcgcatgtCGGAGGTGAGAGGCGTGTCATTTACAACGCCGAAGTCGCCAcgtgagcgccgccgcgagaCTCTTGGTCACACCGAGCCGTGCCTGGTTGTCAATTGCGCGTGGTGCGATGCCGAGAAGGCACCGGAGTCGGTCATCATGTAA
- a CDS encoding hypothetical protein (TriTrypDB/GeneDB-style sysID: LpmP.29.1050), whose product MPSIDVDATSVPDIIEAQLTLSYSRLTDVIRVIVEQGNSHEDDIDEIRDRLGKLVQENSALRAEIEALKQAKGPSEEMTAAVEDLKSTVAQLSEKVAANTQAITANTEHIEASDAAHKAYAADAEKRSSEQQGAMKATFDRHAESIGQRVSTTEMSLRALRAFADLWGAGPEQVLEMGRRTDKQEMEHSLEDRTRYVLSLPSFTKMQEEMGVLRALLQRQAADALAAKTSEVVRTSRTSSYTAAVAAPVEAVDSSGEIVSLTHAMRLLEQDMEAVQQQRLPPLESAMRELQGRINPEKRISGTEKDVDHLCGQLAHLEDRLNTLLGQTGEVREDGMAGAHPGLVDLARRLSLLEGAVEGLPRGKHATPTTDISAAGGETVCADGAAAAAPVRPSSRNWGSIPATGRPPSGRVGGSGVLPPLAKEPPSSSSTVAEGESVSPPPRRASSLLHSSNSNELGQPTVEVLRRQEASQPSVIANGRRISVAVEPDDGLRRRVAQLEENSAILEVNKADRKELRAVEEALRNALSSQQLYQQHQQQLPHQQHTLASNSTYNVPPLVPQRPVSANDRCAVSDYAVNQQRGGGVSRSTSATAGLGRPMFVGSSSSVYLRDGAQLTNATVSPMQLYRQ is encoded by the coding sequence ATGCCGAGCATCGACGTCGATGCGACGAGTGTGCCGGACATTATCGAGGCACAACTAACACTGAGCTACAGCCGTCTCACCGATGTGATACGCGTCATCGTGGAGCAGGGCAACAGCCATGAGGACGACATTGATGAGATCCGTGATCGCCTTGGGAAGCTGGTACAGGAGAACAGCGCCTTGCGTGCCGAGATCGAGGCACTTAAACAGGCGAAAGGACCCAGTGAGGAGATGACTGCGGCGGTCGAGGACCTTAAGTCAACGGTGGCCCAGCTCTCGGAGAAGGTGGCAGCCAATACACAGGCCATCACAGCCAACACTGAGCATATCGAGGCCAGCGACGCGGCACACAAGGCGTACGCGGCTGATGCGGAGAAGCGTTCGAGTGAGCAGCAGGGGGCCATGAAGGCCACCTTCGACAGGCACGCTGAGTCAATAGGGCAGCGCGTGTCCACCACTGAGATGtcgctgcgtgcgctgcgggCCTTTGCGGATCTCTGGGGTGCCGGGCCAGAGCAGGTGTTAGAGATGGGCCGGCGGACTGATAAGCAGGAGATGGAGCATAGCCTTGAGGACCGCACCAGGTATGTCCTCTCACTGCCCTCTTTCACAAAGatgcaggaggagatgggggTACTGCGGGCGCTACTGCAGCGTCAAGCGGCAGATGCGCTCGCAGCCAAGACGAGCGAGGTAGTGCGGACAAGTCGCACGTCCTCGTACACGGCTGCAGTGGCCGCTccagtggaggcggtggattCCTCGGGCGAGATTGTGAGTCTTACTCACGCGATGCGCTTACTGGAGCAGGACAtggaggcagtgcagcagcagcgtttgCCTCCGTTGGAGTCTGCGATGCGCGAACTGCAGGGGCGCATCAACCCAGAGAAGCGCATCAGCGGCACGGAGAAGGATGTGGACCACTTGTGCGGCCAACTCGCTCATCTCGAGGACCGTCTCAACACGCTTCTCGGTCAAACAGGGGAGGTGAGGGAAGATGGTATGGCTGGGGCCCACCCCGGGCTGGTAGACTTGGCTCGTCGCCTTTCGCTGTTAGAGGGGGCAGTGGAGGGCTTGCCGCGTGGTAAACACGCCACACCAACCACCGATATCTCCGCAGCTGGGGGTGAGACGGTGTGCGCGGATggggctgccgcagcagcaccggtgcgTCCTTCTTCGCGTAATTGGGGCAGTATCCCTGCCACCGGACGTCCGCCTTCGGGTCGCgttggcggcagtggtgtcCTGCCGCCGCTTGCCAAGGAGCccccaagcagcagcagcactgtggCTGAAGGCGAGTCagtgtcgccgccgcctcgccgtgCATCTTCTTTACTGCACAGCTCCAATTCAAACGAGCTTGGACAACcgacggtggaggtgctgcgccggcagGAGGCGTCGCAGCCCAGCGTTATCGCCAATGGCAGGCGTATTtcagtggcggtggagccGGATGAtgggctgcgccgccgcgtagCCCAGCTAGAGGAAAACTCCGCCATCCTCGAGGTGAACAAGGCGGACCGCAAGGAGCTGcgtgcagtggaggaggcgctacGCAATGCCCTTAGCTCACAGCAGCTATATCAACAAcatcaacagcagctgccacaTCAGCAACACACCCTGGCCTCGAATTCAACCTATAATGTACCGCCGCTGGTACCGCAACGTCCCGTCTCAGCAAATGACCGGTGCGCCGTTTCCGATTACGCAGTCAATCAGCAGCGTGGGGGCGGCGTTAGCCGGTCGACCTCCGCGACGGCAGGACTTGGTCGTCCGATGTTCGTCGGCTCATCATCGTCGGTGTACCTCCGCGACGGAGCGCAGCTCACGAATGCCACGGTATCGCCGATGCAGCTGTATCGACAGTGA